Below is a genomic region from Bradyrhizobium sp. 1(2017).
TCCCCGATCCGGCCACGGAGGCCGCCAAATGGTACGCGCGGCGCGCGGTCGTGCCGGTCAATCATCTCGTCGTCGTGACCGAGCAGTTGGCGAAATCGCGCCCCGACGTGGTCGCAGGCGTCTATGATCTCCTCAAGCAGAACAAGGCACAGGCCGGACCTGCGGCAACGCCCGACCTCGTTCCGTTCGGGATCGAGGCGAACCGGAAGCCGTTGGAGCTGATCGTCGACTACGCGTTCCAGCAGGCGCTGATCCCGCGGCGCTACGCGGTCGAAGAGCTCTTCGACGAGACGACACGAGGATTGAACTGATGGCGGATCCGAAGCGGTGGCAGATCGGTCTGGTTGGCTATGGCGAGGTCGGCCGGATCCTTGCTGAGGATCTGCGCCAGCAAGACATCAAGGTCGCCGCTTACGACATCAAGCTTGGAGGCGAGCAGGGCGGTTCGCTGAAGGAGCATGCTGCGAAATTCGGCGTTGCGCTCGCGGCGTCTCACGCCGAGCTGACCACGAAGTCCGATTTCGTCATCTCCGCCGTCACGGCAAGGCAGGCTGTTCCGGTGGCAAGAGCCTGCGCGGCCGCGATCAACCAGGGCACCTGGTTTCTGGATTTCAATTCGGCCTCGCCGGGCGCCAAGCAGCGCGCTGCCGCGTTGATCGACGGCGCTGCCGGCCGTTATGTCGAGGGTGCGGTGATGACCTCGGTGCCGCCTTATCGCATCAAGGTACCGTTGCTGCTCGGCGGTCCGGGCGCGCGAGAGCTCGAGCCGCTTCTGAACGCGATCGGCTTTGCGGCGAAGGTCGCCAGCGACAAGCTCGGCGTGTCCGCCGCGGTGAAGATGTGCCGCAGCATCATGATCAAGGGCCTCGAGGCCATGGTCATCGAAAGCTTCACCACGGCGCGTGCCTATGGTGTCGAGGATGCCGTGCTGGCCTCACTCGCGGAAACCTTTCCCGCGATCGATTGGGAGAAGCAGGGCGCCTATTTCTTCCAGCGCGTGATCGAGCACGGCCGCCGCCGCGCGGAGGAGGTGCGGGAGGTCGCCGAGACCGTGCGCGAGGCGGGGCTGACGCCGTGGTCCGCTCAAGGCACGGCCGAACGGCAGGCCTGGGTGGCAGATCTCGCCGATGAAGGGCTGTTCGGCGCCCGGGGCACCAGGGAGTTCGCCCGCGGCGCCGATTGGCGCACCGAGGCGGACCGCATCCTGTCGAAGATCAATCGCGCAAAATAATCAGCTCAAGACCGTGTCGCGGACCTGAAAGCTCACGACCTCGTCGCGTGCGCGTTCGATCAAGTCGATCAGATACCTGGACTTGCGGGCGAGTTGCTCGGTGCCCGGCTGGGTGCGGAATTCGGCCAGCACCGCGCGAACGCATTTGTTGGCGGCGTCGAGCGTCCAGAGCGTCCGGTTGACGTCGTCCTGGGTCTGGATCCCCGAGATATCGAGATCCGAGAGAACGTGGCCGATCCCGTCGAGCCGCTTCACCGCGGACTCCGTCGGCGTTGCGGCCCGGATGGAATGATAATCGATGCTGCTGAATGCGCTGAACATATCGATGCTTCCCCGTTGAATGCAGACTTCAGCGCAGGTCTCCCATGACCGGCACCGCGGGACTTGCAATGCGCCTAACTATCGGGAATCCGCGCCGTTCTGCTATCCGTTAATCTACCGGGTTCGGAATTTTGGAATATCTGGCGGTAACATGGAACGGAATCCGCGCTGCAATCAGCCCCGCTTCCCCATGATCCTACCGCTCGATGCGACAAGCCTGCTTCCCTTGTAGACCGATCGCCCCTGCGGCACTCCGACCACGGCCTCGGGAACATGTTCCGCCTGTAGGGTCACGAAGTCGGCTTTGGCGCCGACTTGCAGACCGTAGCCTTCGAGCCGCAACGCCTTGGCGCCGGCTTCGGTGACGACATCAAAGGCGACGCGCAGCTCTTCGTCGACGTTGAAGCCTGAGCGATAGCCGAGCGTCGCCGCCCGGCGCAGCATGTCGCCATCGCCATAGGGCCACCAGGAGTCGCGAATGTTGTCGTTGCCGCTGAAGACGGTGACGCCGGCGTTGCGCAGGGCAAGGATCGGCGGAAACGGCCGCGCACCCGGCGCGTTGGTCATGATCGCGACGCCGGAGCGGGCGAGAACTTCACCAATCTTCTTGAGTTGGTCTGTCGTGATGTCGCCGAGCCCGTAAGCGTGGCTGATTGCGACACGCCCTTCCATGCCAAGCACACGCGTGCGCGCCGCGATCTGCTCGATCTCGAAGGCGCCCAGCGTGCCCATGTCGTGCAGGTGAATGTCGACGTCGACGCCATGCTTGTTGGCGACGCCGAACACGACGTCGAGATGTTTCTCAACGTCGCGGTCGAAGCTGGCGGGATCGAGCCCGCCGACGAGGTCGGCGCCGAGCCCGATGGCTTCGTCGAGCAATTGCGGCGTGCCCGGGCTTGCCAAAATGCCGCTCTGGGGAAAGGCGACGAGCTGGATGTCGATCAGGCTCCGGTATTCCTCGCGCACGCGCAAGATCGTCTCGAGCGATTTGAGGCCGACCGAGCCGTCCACCATGACATGGCTGCGCATCTGCGTGGTGCCGTGTCCGATGCAGAGGTCGAGCTGGTTGCGCGCCCGCACGTCCATCGGCGCTGCCTCAGCCATGTTCTGCGCCTGGAAAGCGACGCGCTCATGTACGTCGAAGCCGTCAGTGCAAGGCTTGTGCGGACGCCAGGCATCGCCATAGAAGCTGGTGTCGAGATGGATATGGCCCTCGACGAAGCCGGGGACGACGAGGGCATTGCCGAGGTCGATCGTCTCGGTGCCGGTAGGCCGTTGGTCCGCAGGCATGATCGCCGCAATGCGGCCGTCCTTGACCGCGATGTGATGACGAGACCCGCCGTCGAAACGCGCGTTCAGGAAAATTGTGTCGAAGGTCATTGCGGTTCCTCCGTTGATTGATTGCGGTGATAGTCGTGCAAGCGATGGCTGTGCCGCAAGATGCGGGAGGTGAGGGCCGCTCAGCGTCCGGGGCGGAGCAGGCTGGGCCGCTGCCGCTCGAACGTCTGCCGGCCGGCCTTGAAGCCCATCACGACATCAGGCAGTTCCGCCACGGCGAAGCGGCTGTCCTGGGTGTCGAGCACGATGAGATCGGCGGGATTGCCGACCTTGATCCCGTAATCGGCAAGGTTCATCAGGCGTGCCGGCAGTTCGGTCACGAGATCGAGGCAGGTGTCGAAATCGCTGACCGAGGCGTGCGCGACATTGGCGTAGAAGTTCGCCATCCGCAGCAGCGAAGCGTCCCCGAACGGCGTGAACGGGTTGAGCACGTTGTTGGTGGCAACCGAGCACAACACGCCGTCGCCGGCGAGCTTGTGGGCGAGCGTCAGTCCGCGCGGCGCATTGTGGGTGGCTTCCCGGCCCATCAGATAGAGATCGGTTGCCGGCAGCACGGTGACGGCAACGCCTGATCTTGCCAGTTGCGCGGTGGCGGCCTTCATTCGTTCGGGCGGCAGCGCCGAGAGCTTGGTGGCGTGGCCGATCGCCACGCGTCCCCCATAGTTGCGCCGCTCGGTCTGCCGGCAGACTTCGTCGAGATGCCACCACGAGGGGTCGAGGTCGAAGTCGAGGTGAAGGTCGACGTCGACGTCGAATTCCTGCGCAAGATCGAAGATGCGTTCGAGATGGGCGGGCGGATCGGTGTCCATATAGGGACAGCCGCCGATCACCTCGCCGCCGTCACGCAGCGCCTCGACCAGCAGGTCTTCGGTGCCGGGGTCGTTGGTCAGGCCTTCCTGCGGGAAGACGCAGAGCGACAGGTCGATCGCCCAGGCATAGTCGCGCTTCAACGCCCTGACCGCCTCGAAGCCGCGCAAGCCGATGCGCGGATCGATCTCGACATGGGTGCGCATGCGCGTCGTGCCGTGCACGATCGCACGTTCGAGCACCCGGGCGCCGCGGGCATAGACGTCCTCGACCGTGAAATCGCGCTTCATCCCGGCAACGGCGCGGATGGCATCCGAGACGCTGCCGTGGTCATGCCCGCAGCGGCCGAGGAGGCAGGCCTTGTCGAGATGGATGTGGGTGTCGACGAAGCCGGGCAAGGCGAGGTGGCCGCCGAGATCGACCTCGATCGCTTCGCAAGCGAGCCGCGGCTCGATCGCGGCAATCCGGCCGCCCTTCACGCCGATATCGACGGATCCGGCGGATGATCGGAGCAGCGCGTTACGGAAGATCAGGTCGAGGGCGGTCTGGCTGGTCATGGCATCAGGATCAGGCATTGGAGCTTAGCGGAAGCTGCGGAAGCGGGCAGCTCCAGATTGTGTGCAATCTCGACACTGAATTGTCCAAAAAATGTGCATACAGTTTTGGGCGATGATTGTAGAATATCGATGTCCCGGAGAATTCCCGATGTCCACCCTCGCAAAAGCCGAACGCCCGATGACCGACGCCGAGATCGTTGAAGCCTATCTCACGGCCTCGATGATACCGGATCCTGACGCCGCTTCGGCCTATATGAAGCCGGGGACGGTGATCACGTTCACCGGCGGGCGCGAATTCGATCATCCGCGCGGGCCGACCGGCTTCAATGCGAAGCGCTATCGCTGGGTCAAGAAGAAGATGGATAGGTTCGACGTCTGCCCGGGCGCAGACGAGACCGTCGTCTACAGCGTCGGCACGCTCTACGGCGAGTGGATGGACGGCACGCCCTTCGAGGGCAACCGCTATGTCGATCGTTTCGTTGTCCGAGGCGGTCAGATCGTGAAGATGGACGTCTGGAACGACAGTGCCGAGCGGATCCTGGTCCAGCGCGGGATCGAGGCCTAACGCCTGCGTGCCACCTTCGGCAGCTTGACGACGCGGTCGCTCGTTGCTTCATCCGCGTAGGGCGCGAGGATATCGAGCAGGTCGCGGCCGCGCTGCGGAGCAGGGGCCACCAGCGCGCGATTGGCCACGGAATCCAGGTGATGATGCATCAATTCCATCACCTTGGCCTCGTCGCCCTTGGCGAGCGCCAAGATGATGGCACGGTGCTCGTTGATCGCGCATTCGGTGGAATGCGGCCGGCTGTAGAGCGACAGAGTCAGGCAGCAGCGATAGGCGACCTCGCTGACGTAGCGCACCAGGACCGGGCTGTTCGTCATATGCGCGAGCAGGATGTGGAATTCGGTGGCGAGCCGGATCGAGACCGCATCGGTGCTGCCGCGCGACCGGTCCTCGGCGTCGACATGGGCGTTCAGCTCGGCGATCTGGCTCTTGGTCAGCTTGCCGGCGAGCTGGCGCACGACGAGGCCTTCGAGCTGGATCCGGATGTCGAAGGCATCGCGCG
It encodes:
- a CDS encoding NAD(P)-dependent oxidoreductase, which translates into the protein MADPKRWQIGLVGYGEVGRILAEDLRQQDIKVAAYDIKLGGEQGGSLKEHAAKFGVALAASHAELTTKSDFVISAVTARQAVPVARACAAAINQGTWFLDFNSASPGAKQRAAALIDGAAGRYVEGAVMTSVPPYRIKVPLLLGGPGARELEPLLNAIGFAAKVASDKLGVSAAVKMCRSIMIKGLEAMVIESFTTARAYGVEDAVLASLAETFPAIDWEKQGAYFFQRVIEHGRRRAEEVREVAETVREAGLTPWSAQGTAERQAWVADLADEGLFGARGTREFARGADWRTEADRILSKINRAK
- a CDS encoding amidohydrolase family protein, which encodes MTSQTALDLIFRNALLRSSAGSVDIGVKGGRIAAIEPRLACEAIEVDLGGHLALPGFVDTHIHLDKACLLGRCGHDHGSVSDAIRAVAGMKRDFTVEDVYARGARVLERAIVHGTTRMRTHVEIDPRIGLRGFEAVRALKRDYAWAIDLSLCVFPQEGLTNDPGTEDLLVEALRDGGEVIGGCPYMDTDPPAHLERIFDLAQEFDVDVDLHLDFDLDPSWWHLDEVCRQTERRNYGGRVAIGHATKLSALPPERMKAATAQLARSGVAVTVLPATDLYLMGREATHNAPRGLTLAHKLAGDGVLCSVATNNVLNPFTPFGDASLLRMANFYANVAHASVSDFDTCLDLVTELPARLMNLADYGIKVGNPADLIVLDTQDSRFAVAELPDVVMGFKAGRQTFERQRPSLLRPGR
- a CDS encoding nuclear transport factor 2 family protein; its protein translation is MSTLAKAERPMTDAEIVEAYLTASMIPDPDAASAYMKPGTVITFTGGREFDHPRGPTGFNAKRYRWVKKKMDRFDVCPGADETVVYSVGTLYGEWMDGTPFEGNRYVDRFVVRGGQIVKMDVWNDSAERILVQRGIEA
- a CDS encoding amidohydrolase family protein; this translates as MTFDTIFLNARFDGGSRHHIAVKDGRIAAIMPADQRPTGTETIDLGNALVVPGFVEGHIHLDTSFYGDAWRPHKPCTDGFDVHERVAFQAQNMAEAAPMDVRARNQLDLCIGHGTTQMRSHVMVDGSVGLKSLETILRVREEYRSLIDIQLVAFPQSGILASPGTPQLLDEAIGLGADLVGGLDPASFDRDVEKHLDVVFGVANKHGVDVDIHLHDMGTLGAFEIEQIAARTRVLGMEGRVAISHAYGLGDITTDQLKKIGEVLARSGVAIMTNAPGARPFPPILALRNAGVTVFSGNDNIRDSWWPYGDGDMLRRAATLGYRSGFNVDEELRVAFDVVTEAGAKALRLEGYGLQVGAKADFVTLQAEHVPEAVVGVPQGRSVYKGSRLVASSGRIMGKRG
- a CDS encoding GntR family transcriptional regulator — protein: MAARPTSKTSESSDKVSMICRALRRAIIEQALEPGAKLPEDALGDRFGVSRTIARHALGQLAAEGLVELRRNRIAVVATPSWQEARDAFDIRIQLEGLVVRQLAGKLTKSQIAELNAHVDAEDRSRGSTDAVSIRLATEFHILLAHMTNSPVLVRYVSEVAYRCCLTLSLYSRPHSTECAINEHRAIILALAKGDEAKVMELMHHHLDSVANRALVAPAPQRGRDLLDILAPYADEATSDRVVKLPKVARRR